One window of bacterium genomic DNA carries:
- a CDS encoding glycosyltransferase family 39 protein yields MNPGESAAPARRRADAAAWLEKNRGWLLAVVTLVAATLRFWGIRWGAPSRVDLHPDEFDYVLKYAQLVSFHRPDPGFLNYPQFLIYLTAGTSWVLRRLGLLHEVWQMHVVGRSWSAFFGAMTAPAVYLLARELGARASGALLAALWAALLPLSVWESHVAVTDVMMTFWVVVTLLASVRLLRRDRWHDWALAGAALGLATGSKYTAALAAVAILLAAALSPVPLRRKALGLATAGACALLFCFLVTPFSFIRLSDTLAAMAYERRHTVGGHYGFSVPAAGIQYHRYVYQIAAAWPFSFGLGLYVSAIAGTLWATATLDRRKAVVIGFALLFFGVTGSWSLTPIRYYLPVLPAGALFAGLWQGEWLTSRAAWKRATAAAAVVLAAGYTLVFTAQTARRFSHETRVEAARWLEGYLKPGARLYVAGWGRYNALPDPAGGIQVEGGSERGLGDPAKMAAYDLIETSSLVSRRHERHGDAAAVAVYAGLKDPQRYRLVRRFSAEFLNKCLYTRLDPMFEGYFVSPTLEFYAPIATGGRGAGAAGDPAAASAK; encoded by the coding sequence ATGAATCCTGGTGAGAGCGCCGCGCCGGCGCGGCGGCGCGCCGACGCGGCCGCGTGGCTCGAGAAGAACCGCGGCTGGCTGCTCGCCGTCGTGACGCTCGTCGCGGCGACGCTCCGGTTCTGGGGCATCCGCTGGGGGGCGCCATCAAGAGTCGACCTGCACCCCGACGAGTTCGATTACGTGCTGAAGTACGCCCAGCTCGTCTCCTTCCACAGGCCGGACCCGGGCTTCCTCAATTACCCCCAGTTCCTCATCTACCTGACCGCCGGCACCTCCTGGGTGTTGCGACGGCTCGGCCTGCTGCACGAGGTCTGGCAGATGCACGTCGTCGGGCGCTCGTGGAGCGCCTTCTTCGGCGCGATGACCGCACCCGCCGTCTACCTGCTGGCCCGCGAGCTGGGCGCTCGGGCATCCGGCGCGCTGCTGGCGGCGCTCTGGGCGGCGCTGCTCCCGCTGAGCGTCTGGGAGAGCCACGTCGCCGTGACCGACGTGATGATGACCTTCTGGGTCGTCGTCACGCTGCTCGCCTCCGTGCGACTGCTGCGGCGCGACCGTTGGCACGATTGGGCGCTGGCAGGCGCGGCACTCGGCCTCGCGACGGGGAGCAAATACACCGCCGCCCTGGCTGCCGTCGCCATCCTGCTGGCAGCGGCCCTCTCGCCCGTGCCGCTGCGCCGCAAGGCGCTCGGCCTCGCCACGGCCGGCGCCTGCGCGCTGCTCTTCTGTTTCCTGGTGACGCCGTTCAGCTTCATCCGCCTGTCCGACACGCTGGCGGCGATGGCCTACGAGCGGCGGCACACCGTCGGCGGCCACTACGGCTTCAGCGTCCCGGCCGCGGGCATCCAGTACCACCGTTACGTCTACCAGATCGCCGCGGCCTGGCCCTTCAGCTTCGGCCTCGGCCTCTACGTCTCGGCCATCGCGGGGACGCTCTGGGCGACGGCCACCCTGGATCGGCGCAAGGCGGTGGTGATCGGGTTCGCGCTCCTGTTCTTCGGCGTGACAGGGAGCTGGTCGCTGACGCCGATCCGCTACTACCTGCCGGTGCTGCCGGCGGGCGCCCTCTTCGCCGGCCTCTGGCAGGGGGAGTGGCTGACCTCGCGCGCGGCGTGGAAGCGCGCCACCGCGGCTGCCGCCGTCGTACTCGCCGCCGGCTACACGCTCGTGTTCACGGCGCAGACTGCCCGACGCTTCAGCCACGAGACGCGGGTCGAGGCCGCGCGCTGGCTGGAGGGGTATCTCAAGCCCGGCGCCCGGCTGTACGTTGCCGGCTGGGGCCGCTACAACGCGCTGCCGGATCCGGCCGGTGGCATCCAGGTCGAAGGCGGGAGCGAGCGCGGCCTCGGCGACCCGGCGAAGATGGCGGCCTACGACCTGATCGAGACGTCGTCCCTCGTCTCCCGGCGCCACGAGCGGCACGGGGACGCCGCGGCCGTCGCGGTGTACGCGGGACTGAAGGACCCGCAGCGCTACCGGCTGGTCCGGCGCTTCTCCGCGGAGTTCCTGAACAAGTGCCTCTACACGAGGCTCGACCCGATGTTCGAGGGCTACTTCGTCTCCCCGACGCTGGAGTTCTACGCGCCGATCGCCACGGGAGGGCGCGGGGCCGGGGCCGCGGGGGACCCGGCCGCCGCGAGCGCGAAATGA